The DNA region GGTTTCCGTTAACGATCGCACTTGTGCATTGGCTGTGGTGGTGTCTGCAATGTATGATGCTGGTGTCTTACCATCTTTACGCAGACTTGCTACTAACTTAGTAGGATCTGAGTCGAAGTAGTGGGAAACGTCCGTCAAGCTAATCTCCGAAGAGTCCAGATTTTGGAATGTAGCATCAGCAGTTTTCAAAGAAGTTTCAAACATCTGCCGTGACTCATCCATCACACCGGGGTTATCGGAATTAAAGGAGAATGATTTCCGTCTCAGGTACATCTCCTGCAACTCGGCTTCACTATCCCAAGTGCTGTTTTCTACCGCCAAGTTGATATTTGACGAGTAAGAACCAGAAGCATTGGAGAAAACGCGAGTCGCTGCTTGACGCAGATTAATTCCCATTTCCTCAGCTTGTTTCAAAGCGTGTTGGCGAACAAAGTTCATCTCTAAGGGTTCATCAGCCTCAGCAGCCATTTTCACGCCTTGGTCTAGCAGGTTCATCTGGTTAATGAACAAGTCGCGGAATACACCAGAACAGTTGATGACTACATCAATTCTGGGTCGTCCCAACTCTTCCAAAGATATTAACTCTAACTTGTTCACCCGTCCCAAAGCATCGGGAACCGGACGCACACCAATCATCCACATGATTTGGGCTAGGGATTCACCGTAAGTTTTGATGTTATCGGTTCCCCAGAGGACACAGGCAATGGTTTCTGGCCATTTACCCTCATTTTCTGCCTTGTTGCGTGCCAAAAGCCGATCTACAACAATTTTGGCTGATTGGATAGCGGCGGCTGTGGGGATTGATTGGGGGTCGAGGGCATGGATATTCTTACCTGTAGGTAGTACATCTGGGTTGCGGATGGGATCTCCACCAGGGCCAGGTAGAACATACTCGCCTTCTAAGCCTTGGAGTAATGCGCCGAGTTCGTTATCTGCACAAACTTGTTTCAGGCAGAATTCCAAATACTCAAACACTGGTTTTAAGGCTTCTGGGTCAACTTTGGGATAGCCGGCTTTATGTAAAGCTTCTACCCAAGGTTCTTTTTTACCCATGTTGAAGAAGTTCAACCGGGAAACCAAAGAAACTCTGCCTTCTGCGTCGGTTTGCGCTTTTACCAGTGCGGCTACTGCTTCACGGGTGGCTAAGGTGATGTCTTGTAATAACTGGACATCTTCTAAATTGCCGAGGTCGCTGTTTTTGTAAATGTCGTCTATGTCACGCCCGATGCTGCTGGCAATGATTCGGGGTAAGCTGAGAATTTCTTCTTCTTGACGATCTAAACTACCAATGTTAACTAGGGTAGCTACTGCTTCTTCCGCACTTGGTGGTTTACCAATTACGTGCAACCCACAAGGTAACAACCTCGATTCAATTTCCATTAACTTCCGGTAAACGCTACCAACGATATGATCTCGCTCATCGGCGGTCATGTCTCTAGCATCGGTTTCTGGTAAGTTAATATCTTTATCCAGGTTGACGATCCGGCATTTATCCATGATCGTGTTGACAATGGGAATGCCGCGCCCACTATCTTTTAAGGTTTGGTATGAAGCTATTAATTCGCTGAGTTCTTTCAAACCTTTATATAACCCGGCGTTTTCTGCGGGTGGTGTCAGGTAGGAAATTGTTTCAGCGTAACTGCGGCGTTTGGCAATGGTCGCTTCACTGGGGTTGTTGGCTGCGTAGTAATACAGGTTGGGAATTGAGCCAATTAGGTTATCTGGGTAACAGTCTCCAGACATCCCCATCTGCTTACCTGGCATGAATTCCAAGGAACCATGTGTACCAAAGTGCAGTACTGCATCCGCGCCCCAAATTTGCTCTAGGTAGGTGTAGTACGCTGCAAAGCCGTGGTGAGGACTGGCTGAACGGGAGAACAATAGCCGCATCGGGTCGCCTTCGTAACCAAATGTGGGCTGTACGCCGATGAAGACGTTACCAAATTGTTTGCCGTAAATCAGCAGGTTCTGCCCATCGCTGTTGAGGTTTCCTGGAGGTGGTCCCCAGTTTTCTTCTAGGCGTTGGGAGTATGGGGTGAGTGCTTCGTACTCTGGGACTGACATCTTGTAGGCGATGTTCAGTTCTGGGCTGGAATACTGTGCTTGGGCATCGTGGATGACTTGTTCCATTAATGCTTGGGCGCTTTCGGGAACGTCTTGCACGTCGTAGCCGTTGTTTCTTAGCCCTTTTAATACTTCAAATATGGAACCGAATACATCTAAGTAAGCTGCGGTTCCGACGTTGCCTTTATCTGGGGGGAAGCTGAAAACGGTGATGGCAACTTTTTTGTCGAGTTTGGGCTTGCGGCGCAGGTTAGCCCATTTTAAGGCTCTTTGCGCTATGGCTTCTACTCGATCTTGCAGTGCGTGTGCTTTTCCTGTAGCCCCATCTCTACCTGATAAAATTATCGGCTCAATGGCTCCATCTAATTCAGGAATAGCAATTTGCAAAGCTACTTGAATGGGATGTAAACCCAAGTCGCTATCCATCCACTCTTCTGTGGTTTGGAAGACTAAGGGCAACGCTACCATATAAGGACGATTCAGGCGTTTGAGTGATTCAATGGCTTTGGGATGGTCTTGTCTAGCTGGACCACCAACTAAGGCAAAACCAGTCAAGGAAATCACCGCGTCGATGAGCGTTGTGTTGGTAGTTGGTTCATAGAAGTAAGCATCCACGGGTTTGGAAAAATCCAATCCCCCAGCAAATACAGGAATTACTTTGGCTCCCAGTGATTCCAATTCCTGGACGATCGCTACATAATGGGCATCATCACCTGTAACTAGGTGCGTGCGTTGTAATACTAAACCCACACAAGGAGCTAAGGGATCTTTTAAATCGCTAGAAATATCCTTGCGGGCGCTGTACCAATTAAGGTATTCTCTTATATCCTCAAACATGGTGGTCGCCAAAGGATGCCAAATTCCCATATCGGGATAGACAACTGGCGCTTCGTATGTGGGAGATGGAAAATTTTGCTTGTCTACATCTTTTAATACATATTTATCAGCTAGCATCAGCAAGAAGTTTTCCAGGTTTTCTGGTGAACCTCCGAGCCAATACTGAAAACTGAGCATGAAATTTCGTGCGTCCTGTGCCTTTTCCATTGGCAAGAACTTTAATACTTGGGGCAAGGTTCGCAGCAGTTTGAGCATTCCATCTTGGAATCCTGCTCCAGATTTTTCCTTGCGTTTCCGCATAAATTGAGCGATGACACTCTTCGATTGTCCCAATTGTGCCAAGGAAAAAGTCCCCATTTTATTGAGGCGCATGACTTCGGGCATGGATGGGAAAACAACCGAAACATCTAGGTGATGGCGGTGTGGTTCTACGGCTGTAACTACTTTTTGTGCTAAGTCTTCTATGAAAATAAGTGAGGCGATAAAGATATTAGCAGTCTCCATTTCCCGTTTGAACTCTTCATAGTTCTCTGGGTCTCGGAGTTCCTCGATCAAGTACCCACTGATTTCAATCGCCAGATTGGGATTGTTCGAGTTTATCGTGCTAACAGCTTGCGACAATGCACTTTGATATTGGGACTCAAGCACGACATAGACCACCTTGATTAAATTACGTCCGCGTAAGTTATCAGGCGCAATATGTCTAATGGTGGACTTGACGTGTGTGAACATGAAGATTAGCTCCTTTGATGTTCTCTAAACTGAAGTTCTCTGCGACATCTGCCGCCAGAGTTACTTCTTTGTGATCGGCAATATTAATTTTTTATCAGAAAAACTTTACCATATGTGCATTTCGTGGTCTAGATGACACAAATCGATATAAAAAAATAAATATTTCTTTGTAAATATTGACAAATTAGAAAAGTGGTTACTCACATTTGTGTAACAATTTCGTAATATTTTGGGAGTAGGGAGTGGGGAAGATGGGAATATGACTAATAACACCCCACCCCTAGCCCCTCCCCGCAAGCGAGGAGGGGAACTGGATTTACAGTTCAATTCTGTTTTTAGGACTGGAAACTCTCTTTGGCTCAGGATGTGTGTACAAGGTAGCCTTATAGGAGACAGGAATGGAAGCGAGGTTTTCCACATAGCGCGAAAAGTCAGATAACTAATGACCAATGACTAATGACTAAACCAGTTGATATTGTGATTCTCTCGAATGGACCCGGTGAGGTGACTACTTGGGTGCGTCCTGTTGTTAAGGCTTTGCGGCAAGAACTGGGGGATGATCCTGCTGTGGTGAGGATTTCTGTGGTTTTGTCTCCTTGTCCAAATGCTAGTGGTAAGGAAGCGGCGATCGCTCTTTCCTATCCAGAAGTAGACAGAGTACAATCAGCAGAGCATTTTTGGCAGTTTTTGCTGTGGGGAAAGACCTTTGAGAATTGGGAATGGCGCGATCGCGGTGTGGTAGTTTTCTTAGGTGGTGATCAAATTTTTCCCGTATTCATTGGCAAAAAACTGGGATATCGCACAGTGGTTTACGCTGAATGGGATGCACGTTGGCATAACTGGATTGACCGTTTTGGCGTAATGCAGTCCAAAGTTGCTGAAAAAGTTTCCCCAAAATATGCTCACAAATTTACAGTTGTGGGAGATTTGATGCTGGAGGCGCAGAAACTTGAACAAGTCATAACTCCTCATTCCTCACACAGCACTGAAATAATTGGTTTACTTCCGGGGTCGAAAGCCGCAAAATTATC from Nodularia sp. LEGE 06071 includes:
- a CDS encoding magnesium chelatase subunit H, producing the protein MFTHVKSTIRHIAPDNLRGRNLIKVVYVVLESQYQSALSQAVSTINSNNPNLAIEISGYLIEELRDPENYEEFKREMETANIFIASLIFIEDLAQKVVTAVEPHRHHLDVSVVFPSMPEVMRLNKMGTFSLAQLGQSKSVIAQFMRKRKEKSGAGFQDGMLKLLRTLPQVLKFLPMEKAQDARNFMLSFQYWLGGSPENLENFLLMLADKYVLKDVDKQNFPSPTYEAPVVYPDMGIWHPLATTMFEDIREYLNWYSARKDISSDLKDPLAPCVGLVLQRTHLVTGDDAHYVAIVQELESLGAKVIPVFAGGLDFSKPVDAYFYEPTTNTTLIDAVISLTGFALVGGPARQDHPKAIESLKRLNRPYMVALPLVFQTTEEWMDSDLGLHPIQVALQIAIPELDGAIEPIILSGRDGATGKAHALQDRVEAIAQRALKWANLRRKPKLDKKVAITVFSFPPDKGNVGTAAYLDVFGSIFEVLKGLRNNGYDVQDVPESAQALMEQVIHDAQAQYSSPELNIAYKMSVPEYEALTPYSQRLEENWGPPPGNLNSDGQNLLIYGKQFGNVFIGVQPTFGYEGDPMRLLFSRSASPHHGFAAYYTYLEQIWGADAVLHFGTHGSLEFMPGKQMGMSGDCYPDNLIGSIPNLYYYAANNPSEATIAKRRSYAETISYLTPPAENAGLYKGLKELSELIASYQTLKDSGRGIPIVNTIMDKCRIVNLDKDINLPETDARDMTADERDHIVGSVYRKLMEIESRLLPCGLHVIGKPPSAEEAVATLVNIGSLDRQEEEILSLPRIIASSIGRDIDDIYKNSDLGNLEDVQLLQDITLATREAVAALVKAQTDAEGRVSLVSRLNFFNMGKKEPWVEALHKAGYPKVDPEALKPVFEYLEFCLKQVCADNELGALLQGLEGEYVLPGPGGDPIRNPDVLPTGKNIHALDPQSIPTAAAIQSAKIVVDRLLARNKAENEGKWPETIACVLWGTDNIKTYGESLAQIMWMIGVRPVPDALGRVNKLELISLEELGRPRIDVVINCSGVFRDLFINQMNLLDQGVKMAAEADEPLEMNFVRQHALKQAEEMGINLRQAATRVFSNASGSYSSNINLAVENSTWDSEAELQEMYLRRKSFSFNSDNPGVMDESRQMFETSLKTADATFQNLDSSEISLTDVSHYFDSDPTKLVASLRKDGKTPASYIADTTTANAQVRSLTETVRLDARTKLLNPKWYEGMLSHGYEGVRELSKRLVNTTGWSATAGAVDNWIYEDTNETFIKDEEMQKRLMNLNPHSFRKIVSTLLEMNGRGYWETSDDNLDRLRELYQEVEDRIEGIE